From a single Nicotiana tomentosiformis chromosome 2, ASM39032v3, whole genome shotgun sequence genomic region:
- the LOC138905335 gene encoding uncharacterized protein, with product MDTFSGNHFNLNADLISLVLIPHIEASIRYKIKKCITSVHQEYGCIITKRKTFLGCKRAFEIVHSNWDKSFASLPRYMAALQHFNPGTVVEWKLERSPGILEHIFKYVFWAFKPAIDGYLHCRPVISIDGTHVYRKYDIKLLIVTAVDANGSIFPLVFAIYANESQETWTLFLNHLKEHVIKQRSGICLISFRHGSILSFVQNLRAWKEPYAYHRYCVRHLKANFQKAYPNKELHDLIWMSATDHQECKFRRRMESTKKEDEEAYRWLMRHELDKRTLHAGGGRRWGILTINVSESFNGLLKST from the coding sequence atggacacattcagtgggaatcattttaacttgaatgctgacttgatttctcttgtcttgattccacacattgaagcgtccataaggtacaagatcaaaaagTGTATAACAtccgtccaccaggaatatgggtgcatcattaccaaaagaaagacaTTTCTCGGGTGCAAACGTGCATTTGAAATTGTTCATAGTAACTGGGACAAGTCctttgcatctctacccaggtacatggctgcattgcaacactttaaccccgggactgttgttgaatggaagcttgagcggagtccgggaatactagaacatatattcaaatatgtgttctgggcatttaaaccagcaattgatggttaTCTGCATTGCcgaccggtaatatccatagacggcactcatgtctatagaaagtatgatattaaacTATTGATCGTCactgcagtagatgctaatggaagtatatttcccttagTTTTTGCTATTtatgccaatgaaagccaagagacatggacactatttttgaaccacctgaaagagcacgttatcaaacaacgttcaggtatttgtctaatatctttTAGGCATGGTAGTATTTTAAGTTTtgtacagaatttgcgtgcatggaaggaaccgtatgcctaccaccgttactgtgtgaggcacctgaaggccaatttccagaaggcataTCCCAACAAGGAATTGCATGATTTAATATGGATGtctgcaacagatcaccaagagtgtaaattcaggaggcgcatgGAATCTACCAAGAAGGAAGACGAGgaagcctatcgttggttgatgcgacatgaacTTGACAAGCGGACTTTGCATGCGGGtggtggcagaagatggggaattctgactataAATGTGTCAGaatctttcaacgggttattgaagtctacATGA
- the LOC138905336 gene encoding serine/threonine-protein phosphatase 7 long form homolog, translated as MEVPPLHSGPVSLELLLLQGDHRSSHIWEGQLLAQTFRARRVDDMWGFLRDHPLHPRIVRRLQDTGFYRIVEIGRLQLDWSLITALIERWRPETHTFHLPIGEATVTLQDVEVLYGLPVDGHPVALPNAIREYTALHYMEMLQRLTGFQPADETPLVGASRLQLTPVRQHLEALHTDITDDTRELHIHRYTRLLLLLMFGGVLFPNTSGNLVSLRFLHHLERLDDLHQYSWGVAILGYLYRQMCRTSMGTQHDIAGFLPLLQVKT; from the coding sequence atggaggttccgcctTTGCATTCCGGACCTGTCAGTCTGGAGCTACTGTTGTTACAAGGCGATCATAGGTCGTCACACATATGGGAGGGACAGTTACTGGCCCAGACGTTCCGTGCCAGgagagtagacgatatgtggggCTTTCTCAGGGACCACCctctccatccccgtatagtcagaCGCCTCCAGGATACGGGCTTTTATAGGATTGTGGAGATCGGCCGGCTGCAGCTGGATTGGTCGTTGATTacggccctgatagagcggtggcgaccggagacgcacacattccatttgcccattggcgaggccactgTCACGCTTCAGGACGTGGAGGTCCTGTATGGGCTGCCCGTTGATGGACACCCTGTTGCTTTGCCGAATGCCATCAGAGAGTATACGGCTTTGCACTACATGGAGATGCTGCAGCGGCTCACTGGTTTCCAGCCAGCGGATGAAACTCCACTGGTTGGGGCCAGTCGTCTGCAGTTGACACCCGTCCGACAGCATTTGGAGGCATTGCACACTGACATCACAGATGATACACGAGAGCTTCATATTCACCGGTACACGAGGTTGCTGCTGctccttatgtttggaggggttttgttcccgaacacttcggggaacctagtcagcttgagatttcttcatcatcttgagcggctagatgatttacatcaGTACAGCTGGGGTGTTGCTATTCTCGGTTACTTGTACAGGCAGATGTGCCGGacgagcatgggcacccagcaTGACATTGCTGGATTTTTGCCGCTGCTACAAGTGAAAACATAG